The genomic region ACACACCGGCAGGAAGTTCAAGCAGGTCGAGCGTAAGCACAAAACTATGCTCGGCTTGGCAACGTTACGCCGTGACGGATTCGTTTCCCTTGATGCTGGTGAAACCGAAGGGTGTATGCTGACGAAACCGTTGACGCTTGATGGTAGGAAGCTACACCTCAACACCGATGCGAGTCAAGGCTACGTCACCGTCGCTGTCACTGATGATATAGGTGTTCCTTTGGAGAATTATACCTCACATCAAAGTGTCGGGAATCAATTGGATATAGAAATTGAATTTAATCATTCGTTAGCGGCACTTAAAGGGAAAGAGGTACGGCTCCGGTTTCAACTCAGGAACGCGAGTCTGTATTCCTATTGGTTCGCTTAGAAATACGATCTCTATGAGAGGTGTCATCTATGGCAATCAAGAGTATCCTCTTTGATTTGGACGATACCCTTGTTGTAGAGGGTGCCGCTGCGGACGCAGCCTTTCTGGCGACGTGTGAGCGTGCATACGAGAAACACGGCATTGATCCAGAAGCACTTCATCAATCAGTCCGCTACCATGCCCGCCAATTGTGGCGTGCATCTACAACCATTAGTTACTGCCGTGCTATTGGTATCAGTTCATGGGAGGGATTGTGGGCGCGTTTTCTCGGTAGCGACCCAAATCTAAAGCGTCTTCGCACATGGACTCCTACCTATAGACGTGAAGCATGGTTCCGTGCCCTTGCTGACCACGGCGTAAGTGACTTATCCTTTGCTGAAGAATTGTCTGCTACCTTTCTATTAGAACGGCGTGCGCGGCATACGCTCTTTTCCGATGTTGAAGACAGTCTAACACATCTTCGCGATATCTACCAATTAGCACTCGTCACCAATGGCGCGCCCGACCTACAGCGTGAAAAAATTCAAGGTACTAACTTGGTACGATTCTTTGACACAATCCTGATTTCGGGAGAAGTAGGTGTCGGGAAGCCGGATTGCCGAATCTTCAGACTGGTACTTGACGCACTTGCCGCTTCGCCACCTGAAACGGTGATGGTTGGAGATAGTTTAACGCGGGACATCTTGGGCGCGCAACGTGCTGGACTCAAAGGAATTTGGCTGAACCGCTCAGGGAGTGATGCGACCGATCAAGTTACACCGGATGTTCAGATTACAAGCCTGAGTCAATTGCATAAGCGACTGTTAACCTTGGACAATGTAAACCTAAATCATCTCTAAGGCGTTATATAATATGGGTGTGGCTTAGACCCGTAGGTTGGGTTGAACGGGAACCTCCTCTTGAATTTTTTATTAAACTTATTGCTTTTTCCCTAAAAACACTATATAATATCAGTCATATATAGACTTTATAATTTTTGATAATTTAAATTATGATAATAAATTAACTATTTATAAC from Candidatus Poribacteria bacterium harbors:
- a CDS encoding HAD family hydrolase, whose product is MAIKSILFDLDDTLVVEGAAADAAFLATCERAYEKHGIDPEALHQSVRYHARQLWRASTTISYCRAIGISSWEGLWARFLGSDPNLKRLRTWTPTYRREAWFRALADHGVSDLSFAEELSATFLLERRARHTLFSDVEDSLTHLRDIYQLALVTNGAPDLQREKIQGTNLVRFFDTILISGEVGVGKPDCRIFRLVLDALAASPPETVMVGDSLTRDILGAQRAGLKGIWLNRSGSDATDQVTPDVQITSLSQLHKRLLTLDNVNLNHL